In Brachypodium distachyon strain Bd21 chromosome 2, Brachypodium_distachyon_v3.0, whole genome shotgun sequence, one genomic interval encodes:
- the LOC100828982 gene encoding probable polygalacturonase At1g80170: MALRTSRTLPPLLLAALAVALLLLSAAEARVLLTLDDFGAVGDGIANDTQAFVDAWSAACGTGDTTYLNVPAGKSYQIWPLTLSGPCRNDIKLLISGNIVAPENPDDWQEEGSSSQVTQWLHFRGMSGLALSGGGIVDGRGQQWWARQTQNSNSSQPQPAMAAAPKAVHFEDCEDVSVMGITVQNSPRQHLAFTRCYNVKANYLRVTAPEDSPGTVGVLLASSTNVHVMDDLFSVGGDCVSIVGNCTDVRLRAVSCGPGAGISIGDLGEDQSQHKIEKIKMDTLFISNTKNGVRVKTHEDGCGFARKVKFAQILMRNVSNPIIIDQHYSYSNRGTPCGTPNASAVAVEKINYNDITGTSATELAVTFACSDAMPCRRLSMSGVNLTRAGGGGNVSAYCHQAFGRNVGEVVPESCLGEEDFVQLQAPGAAAAVTEEDEDDDDAANW, translated from the exons ATGGCGCTTCGAACTTCAaggacgctgccgccgcttcTGCTCGCGGCTCTCGCCGTCGCGCTCCTCTTGCTTAGCGCCGCCGAGGCACGCGTCCTCCTCACGCTCGACGACTTCGGCGCCGTCGGGGACGGCATTGCCAACGACACCCAG gcGTTCGTCGACGCCTGGAGCGCGGCGTGCGGCACCGGCGACACGACGTACCTCAACGTCCCCGCCGGCAAGTCCTACCAGATCTGGCCCCTCACGCTCTCCGGCCCCTGCCGCAACGACATCAAGCTCCTG ATCTCCGGGAACATCGTGGCGCCGGAGAACCCTGACGACTGGCAAGAagaaggcagcagcagccaagTCACGCAGTGGCTCCACTTCCGCGGCATGAGCGGCCTGGcgctcagcggcggcggcatcgtcgACGGCAGGGGCCAGCAATGGTGGGCGCGGCAGACGCAGAATTCCAATTCCTCCCAGCCCCAGCCTGCAATGGCGGCGGCTCCCAAGGCGGTCCACTTCGAGGACTGCGAGGACGTGAGCGTCATGGGGATCACGGTGCAGAACAGCCCGCGGCAGCACCTGGCCTTCACCCGCTGCTACAACGTCAAGGCCAACTACCTGCGGGTGACCGCGCCGGAGGACAGCCCCGGCACCGTCGGCGTGCTGCTCGCCAGCTCCACCAACGTGCACGTCATGGACGACCTCTTCTCCGTCG GTGGCGATTGTGTGTCGATTGTGGGGAATTGCACGGATGTGCGTCTCAGAGCCGTCTCGTGCGGACCAGGCGCCGGTATCAG TATCGGGGACTTGGGCGAGGACCAGAGTCAGCACAAGATCGAGAAGATCAAGATGGACACCCTCTTCATCTCCAACACCAAGAACGGCGTGCGCGTCAAGACCCACGAG GACGGCTGCGGCTTCGCGCGCAAGGTGAAGTTCGCGCAGATCCTGATGAGGAACGTGTCGAACCCCATCATCATCGACCAGCACTACTCATACTCCAACCGGGGAACGCCCTGCGGAACCCCG aacgcgagcgcggtggcggtggagaaGATCAACTACAACGACATCACCGGCACGTCGGCGACGGAGCTGGCGGTGACGTTCGCGTGCAGCGACGCCATGCCGTGCAGGCGGCTGTCGATGTCCGGGGTGAACCTGACaagggccggcggcggggggaaCGTGTCGGCGTACTGCCACCAGGCGTTCGGGAGGAACGTCGGCGAAGTCGTGCCGGAGTCCTGcctcggcgaggaggactttgTCCAGCTGCAGGCtccgggcgccgccgccgcagtcaccgaagaagacgaggaTGACGATGATGCGGCAAATTGGTAA